One Persicobacter psychrovividus DNA window includes the following coding sequences:
- a CDS encoding ligand-binding sensor domain-containing protein yields MRKITFLGRIAMVLTLIFSAIFSAYSNKRIFNHYSTVEGLAHNTVNAITKDSRGYLWLGTQNGLSRFDGRQFQTYRTGEDPQQGLMDNYINGLAVDQDQGIWLTTNRGFLSYLSFEQDTLSHYTLGKIVLTDVRVLDGQSVLVGSEEGLYLFQKKEKQARLIAGTEDLLIYEIIPQSDEVLLLATSQGVYRYHIPSSVVSLMGVQGKPVWALAYHAEEGRLYANSGDRVFMLDRASSSFKALQLPTRGSMNQISSLAIFDGELWIGSELGVFIEKADGSMEQISKGEGIYDLSDDDIVSFFKDELGAMWIGTRYGGINKWAKGRDFRSFRAKGGVLKHNIVRGYAEDEDGNLWFGYVGHMGFTRFASKTYADTHFSHVPSSVYKVLPAEDNKVWLALFGEGLGLYDLDKGRLIAHYTTHNSAIPHDEVQDVCYGPNGYLWLATSGGLSLFNPQDFSFINYTSETGDIRIADNRVQAATIIFENKRAWLGTWDGISCVHIGDDGLLEKAVNYKSIDDSDPTDIPDNRITAMTKNSRSNLVVATFGAGIFEMTPQGKVIWQLNESQGAPSNLVLGVHEDAQQRLWFSTTEGLVSYQQDNQEMLIFGKQDGTQGDEYFWGGHYQRKDGTMIFSGTEGMTVFNPKDIQKNTLGAVAVINDISIMGAPLRAGQPISGGTQIATVDPFYLSDLNIKESQNLLEISFTALQTLSPERSRVDFMLEGFDEDWRVAKKGQSSVTYSNLAAGEYVFRLKAANSDGLWGRERQLGIKVRPLFYNAVWFRLSVLLFMITAVVLGFRYRIKRERQAKILLERKVAKAVADVAEQKRMLEEKYAAEADERWIEGELSALSKVLNSNRNAVDKLCQGILRRLAESLSCPLGVIYLKAMDQEQLYAAGTYGAEKSGRTLSVGEGVVGATFVDAEAKTFLDLPEDYFQTISSGLGSVKTGALYLYPIRYEEIVVGVLELGFFEPLSALQINLLERMVEMMAMRINAVQMGEQTEKLFSVSQQQAQELLQREEELRQNLEELQATQEASERQIKELEAQLMSQ; encoded by the coding sequence ATGCGTAAAATTACTTTTTTGGGTCGAATAGCGATGGTGCTGACCCTTATTTTTTCGGCTATTTTTTCAGCCTATTCAAATAAACGAATATTCAATCATTACAGTACTGTAGAGGGCTTAGCGCACAATACTGTTAATGCAATTACCAAAGATTCGAGGGGCTATTTATGGCTGGGTACCCAAAATGGCCTAAGCCGCTTCGATGGCCGTCAGTTTCAAACTTACCGTACTGGCGAGGACCCACAACAGGGCCTCATGGATAATTATATAAATGGCTTGGCGGTAGATCAGGATCAGGGTATTTGGCTGACTACGAATCGGGGGTTCCTTTCTTATTTATCTTTTGAACAAGATACCCTATCACATTATACTCTTGGTAAAATTGTACTGACAGATGTTAGGGTGCTCGATGGGCAAAGCGTGCTCGTTGGTTCAGAAGAGGGACTTTATCTGTTTCAGAAGAAGGAAAAGCAAGCCCGACTTATAGCAGGCACAGAAGACCTGTTGATTTATGAAATTATTCCACAGTCCGATGAGGTGTTATTGCTGGCGACCTCACAGGGTGTTTACCGTTACCACATTCCTTCTTCGGTAGTGAGCCTGATGGGGGTGCAGGGGAAGCCTGTGTGGGCACTGGCCTACCACGCTGAGGAAGGGCGGCTCTACGCCAATTCTGGGGATCGTGTTTTTATGCTTGATAGGGCGTCCTCTTCTTTTAAAGCCCTGCAACTTCCAACCCGCGGTTCGATGAATCAAATTTCCAGTTTAGCAATTTTTGATGGCGAATTATGGATTGGTAGCGAGCTCGGGGTGTTCATTGAAAAAGCAGATGGTTCTATGGAACAAATCAGCAAAGGCGAGGGGATTTATGATTTGTCGGATGATGACATTGTATCTTTTTTTAAAGACGAGCTGGGCGCCATGTGGATCGGTACACGTTATGGTGGCATAAATAAATGGGCTAAGGGCAGGGATTTCCGTTCTTTCCGTGCCAAGGGTGGCGTGCTGAAGCATAACATTGTGCGTGGGTATGCTGAAGATGAGGATGGAAACCTTTGGTTTGGATATGTAGGGCATATGGGTTTTACCCGTTTTGCCTCGAAGACGTATGCTGATACACATTTTAGTCATGTGCCAAGTTCGGTTTATAAGGTATTACCTGCCGAGGATAACAAGGTTTGGCTGGCACTTTTTGGTGAAGGTCTTGGGCTTTATGATTTGGATAAAGGGCGACTGATTGCGCATTACACCACCCACAACAGTGCGATACCTCATGATGAAGTACAGGATGTATGTTATGGGCCTAATGGTTATTTGTGGCTGGCGACCAGTGGCGGTTTGTCACTTTTCAATCCACAGGATTTTTCCTTTATCAATTACACCTCTGAAACGGGCGACATCAGAATTGCGGATAATCGTGTGCAAGCTGCCACAATAATTTTTGAAAACAAACGCGCTTGGCTGGGGACTTGGGACGGTATCAGTTGCGTACATATTGGGGATGATGGCCTGTTGGAAAAGGCGGTAAATTATAAGTCAATAGATGATTCAGACCCCACTGATATTCCTGATAACAGAATCACGGCCATGACAAAAAACAGCCGATCCAACTTGGTGGTGGCGACCTTTGGTGCGGGAATTTTTGAGATGACTCCTCAGGGCAAAGTAATTTGGCAGCTGAATGAATCGCAGGGCGCACCATCAAATTTGGTGCTTGGTGTGCATGAAGATGCTCAGCAGCGTTTGTGGTTTTCTACAACAGAAGGTTTGGTGTCTTATCAGCAAGACAATCAAGAAATGCTGATTTTTGGCAAGCAGGATGGTACTCAGGGCGATGAGTATTTCTGGGGAGGACATTATCAGCGAAAGGACGGCACAATGATTTTTAGTGGTACTGAAGGAATGACGGTTTTTAACCCGAAAGACATTCAGAAAAATACCCTCGGGGCAGTGGCAGTGATTAATGATATTAGCATTATGGGGGCGCCGCTGCGGGCGGGTCAGCCTATTTCAGGAGGGACCCAAATCGCCACGGTCGATCCATTTTACCTGAGCGATCTTAACATCAAAGAATCACAGAATTTACTTGAAATCAGTTTTACAGCCTTGCAAACGTTATCTCCTGAAAGAAGCCGGGTGGATTTCATGCTCGAAGGTTTCGATGAAGATTGGCGGGTGGCTAAAAAAGGGCAATCGAGTGTAACCTACAGTAATTTAGCGGCAGGGGAGTACGTTTTTCGACTAAAAGCGGCAAATTCAGATGGGTTATGGGGCCGCGAGCGTCAGTTGGGCATTAAGGTTAGGCCATTATTTTATAATGCGGTATGGTTTCGCTTGTCGGTGCTTCTATTCATGATCACCGCAGTAGTTTTAGGCTTCAGGTACAGGATAAAAAGAGAAAGGCAAGCGAAAATTTTGCTGGAGCGTAAAGTTGCCAAAGCTGTAGCGGATGTAGCTGAACAAAAACGAATGCTGGAAGAGAAATATGCTGCTGAAGCCGATGAAAGATGGATTGAGGGGGAGCTGAGTGCGCTGTCGAAGGTATTGAATAGCAACAGAAATGCGGTTGATAAACTATGTCAGGGAATCCTTCGACGATTGGCAGAAAGCCTTTCTTGTCCGCTTGGGGTGATTTACCTGAAAGCAATGGACCAGGAGCAACTTTATGCCGCAGGAACCTATGGGGCGGAAAAGTCGGGACGTACGCTATCAGTAGGTGAGGGGGTGGTAGGTGCTACTTTTGTGGATGCCGAAGCCAAAACATTTTTAGACCTCCCTGAGGATTATTTTCAGACGATTTCTTCCGGCTTGGGAAGCGTAAAGACCGGTGCGCTGTACCTTTATCCGATTCGCTATGAGGAAATTGTTGTGGGGGTTTTGGAGCTTGGATTTTTCGAGCCATTGAGTGCGTTACAGATCAACTTGCTGGAGCGTATGGTGGAGATGATGGCCATGAGGATTAATGCAGTGCAGATGGGTGAGCAGACCGAGAAATTATTTTCTGTCAGTCAGCAACAAGCTCAGGAACTCTTACAGCGAGAAGAAGAATTGAGACAGAACCTCGAAGAATTGCAGGCAACACAAGAAGCCAGCGAGCGACAAATTAAAGAACTTGAGGCGCAGCTGATGAGTCAATAA
- a CDS encoding valine--tRNA ligase — translation MTLSTKYNPSEVEDKWYQYWMENKFFASKPDPEKEPYSIVIPPPNVTGVLHMGHMLNNTIQDVLIRKKRMEGKNACWVPGTDHASIATEAKVVKLLAEQGIKKSDITREQFLEHAFEWKEKYGGIILKQLEKLGASCDWDRTRFTMEEDLSAAVIEVFVNLYNKGMIYRGIRMVNWDPVGKTALSDDEVIHREVQSKLYYVKYAVEGMENEFVTIATTRPETILGDSAICINPTDERFQHLKGKRVIVPMVNRSIPIIEDEYVDVEFGTGCLKVTPAHDVNDYELGMKHNLETIDVISEDGSMSESAQFFVGEDRFVVRKKIAKELDAMGQLVKEEDYTNKVGFSERTDAVIEPRISTQWFLKMQDLAKPALDAVMSDDIQLHPPKFKNTYRHWMENVHDWCISRQLWWGQQIPAYYLPDGKVVVAETAEEALVKAQEINPALTAADLTQDEDVLDTWFSSWLWPISVFDGFKNPENEDIKYYYPTNDLVTGPDILFFWVARMIMAGTEFKGEIPFKNVYLTGIVRDEKRRKMSKSLGNSPDPLDLIAQYGADGVRSGILFSASAGNDLLFDIKLVEQGRNFANKIWNAFRLVKGLEVSDEITADHSATINWFRGRMNQVLAEIEDHFEKFRIQDALMAAYKLVWSDFCSWYLELIKPTYGEPIDRATYNATIEIFEEVVKILHPFMPFLTEELWHQMADRKAEDALIIAQWPKGGAFDETMIAATQNAFDVISQIRNVRSSKGISPKETFNLSIKGAEADYKAFEGMIQKLANIEVIDYVAEAPANATSFRIKNDEFFIPMEGQIDVEAEKENITKELEYTKGFLNSVMKKLSNERFVNNAPEAVVASETKKKEDAEMKIKTLEEALKNLG, via the coding sequence ATGACTTTATCAACAAAATATAATCCTTCAGAAGTAGAGGATAAGTGGTATCAGTATTGGATGGAGAACAAGTTCTTTGCCTCCAAGCCTGATCCAGAAAAAGAGCCGTATTCTATCGTGATCCCACCACCGAACGTAACGGGGGTGTTGCACATGGGGCACATGCTTAACAATACGATTCAGGATGTATTGATCCGTAAGAAGCGTATGGAAGGCAAAAATGCTTGTTGGGTACCTGGTACCGACCACGCATCGATTGCTACTGAGGCCAAAGTAGTGAAGCTTTTGGCGGAGCAGGGCATCAAAAAGTCAGACATTACTCGTGAGCAGTTCTTGGAGCATGCTTTTGAGTGGAAAGAAAAATATGGCGGAATCATCCTGAAGCAGTTGGAGAAATTGGGTGCTTCATGTGACTGGGACCGTACACGTTTCACGATGGAAGAAGACCTTTCTGCTGCCGTGATCGAAGTGTTCGTGAACTTGTACAACAAGGGCATGATCTACCGCGGGATCCGCATGGTAAACTGGGATCCAGTCGGTAAGACTGCTTTGTCTGATGACGAGGTAATTCACCGTGAAGTACAATCGAAATTGTACTATGTGAAGTATGCCGTTGAAGGCATGGAGAATGAATTCGTTACAATCGCGACGACTCGTCCTGAGACTATTTTGGGTGACTCTGCGATCTGTATCAACCCAACGGATGAGCGCTTCCAGCACTTGAAAGGCAAGCGTGTGATCGTTCCGATGGTGAACCGTTCTATTCCGATCATCGAGGATGAGTACGTGGATGTAGAATTCGGTACAGGTTGTTTGAAAGTAACACCTGCACACGATGTGAATGACTACGAATTGGGCATGAAGCACAATTTGGAGACCATCGATGTGATCAGTGAAGACGGTTCGATGAGCGAATCAGCACAATTCTTCGTAGGTGAAGATCGCTTTGTTGTTCGTAAGAAAATCGCCAAAGAGTTGGATGCTATGGGTCAGTTGGTGAAAGAGGAAGACTACACCAACAAGGTAGGTTTCTCTGAGCGTACGGATGCCGTGATCGAGCCAAGAATCTCTACGCAGTGGTTCCTGAAAATGCAAGATTTGGCGAAGCCAGCTTTGGATGCCGTAATGTCTGATGATATTCAGTTGCACCCACCGAAATTTAAAAATACTTACCGTCACTGGATGGAGAATGTACACGATTGGTGTATCTCTCGTCAGCTTTGGTGGGGTCAGCAAATTCCTGCTTACTACTTGCCAGACGGTAAAGTGGTGGTAGCGGAAACCGCTGAGGAAGCTTTGGTGAAAGCACAGGAGATCAATCCTGCATTGACGGCTGCGGACTTGACGCAAGACGAAGATGTATTGGATACCTGGTTCAGCTCTTGGTTGTGGCCAATCTCTGTTTTCGACGGTTTCAAAAATCCTGAAAACGAGGACATCAAATATTATTATCCAACCAATGACTTGGTGACGGGTCCAGACATTTTGTTCTTCTGGGTAGCACGTATGATCATGGCGGGTACAGAATTCAAGGGTGAGATTCCTTTCAAAAATGTTTACCTGACGGGCATCGTCCGTGATGAGAAACGCCGCAAGATGTCCAAATCTTTGGGTAACTCTCCAGATCCTTTGGACCTGATCGCGCAGTATGGTGCTGATGGTGTTCGTTCAGGAATTTTGTTTTCCGCTTCAGCAGGAAATGATTTGCTGTTTGATATCAAGCTTGTAGAGCAGGGACGTAACTTCGCCAACAAAATCTGGAATGCTTTCCGATTGGTGAAAGGTTTGGAGGTTTCTGATGAGATCACTGCAGATCATTCAGCAACCATCAATTGGTTCCGTGGCCGTATGAATCAGGTATTGGCGGAGATCGAAGATCACTTCGAGAAATTCCGTATCCAGGATGCATTGATGGCGGCTTACAAATTGGTATGGTCTGACTTCTGTTCTTGGTATTTGGAGTTGATCAAGCCTACTTACGGTGAGCCTATCGACCGTGCGACTTATAATGCAACGATCGAAATCTTTGAAGAGGTAGTGAAAATCCTTCACCCATTCATGCCATTCCTGACCGAAGAGCTATGGCACCAAATGGCGGATCGTAAAGCTGAGGACGCCCTAATCATTGCACAATGGCCAAAAGGTGGTGCATTTGATGAGACCATGATCGCTGCGACGCAAAACGCTTTCGATGTGATTTCTCAGATCCGTAACGTACGTTCTTCTAAAGGTATCAGCCCTAAAGAAACGTTCAACTTGAGCATCAAAGGTGCGGAAGCAGATTACAAAGCTTTCGAAGGGATGATCCAGAAATTGGCCAATATTGAGGTGATCGATTACGTTGCTGAAGCGCCTGCCAATGCGACCTCTTTCCGTATTAAGAATGACGAATTCTTCATTCCAATGGAAGGTCAGATTGATGTTGAAGCAGAGAAAGAAAACATCACGAAAGAATTGGAATACACCAAAGGTTTCTTGAATTCTGTTATGAAAAAGCTTTCTAATGAGCGTTTCGTGAACAATGCGCCTGAGGCTGTTGTAGCATCAGAAACGAAAAAGAAAGAAGATGCTGAAATGAAGATCAAAACTTTGGAAGAAGCACTGAAAAATTTGGGGTGA